The nucleotide sequence GACTTGGCGCTGGCGCTCGAAGCCGGCAGGAGCCAATAGGCGATGGCGAACTGCGGATCGGGCGTCGCGCCGGCGCCGCGGGCCGGGCGCGCAGCGGCCTTCGGTCTCGCCGGCCTCGGCCTTCTCGCTCTCAGCGCGGCAAGCGTCCTGATCGGGGTGGGAGACATGTCGCTTGCCGCTCTCGCCGGCGGGGACGCCCAGGGCCATGCACCGTTGCTGCTCGCCGCGAGCCGGGTGCCGCGCACGCTGGCGCTGCTCTTTGCCGGCCTGTCCATGGGAGTGTGCGCGGCGCTGATGCAGATGCTGTTCCGCAACCGCTTCGTCGAACCCACAACCGCCGGCACAGCGGAGGCGGCGAGCCTCGGCCTCCTGTGCGCCACCCTCCTCGCCCCCGGCTTTCCGGTGATCGGCAAAATGGCGGTGGCGGCGCTGTTCGCCGTGGCCGGAACCGTTCTGTTCCTGCAGATCGTCAACCGCATCGCTTTCCGCGGCGCGGTCATCGTGCCGCTCGTTGGGCTCATGCTGGGGGGGGTCATCAATGCCCTCACCACCTTTCTTGCCTACCGCACCGACCTGCTCCAGTCGCTCGCCGCCTGGACCATGGGCGACTTTTCCGGCGTGCTGCGCGGGCGTTACGAGTTCCTGTGGCTCAACGTCGCCCTCGCCGCGGTCGCCTATGTCACGGCGGACCGCTTCACCGTTGCCGGCCTCGGCGACGCCTTCGCCCGCAATCTCGGGCTCGACTACCGCAGGATCGTCGCCCTGGGCGTCACGATTGTCGCGCTGGCAACCGCGACCAGCATCGCCACCGCCGGCACGGTGCCATTCCTCGGCCTCCTCGTGGCCAACGTGGTGGGGCTCGTCATGGGCGAAAATCTGCGCCGCACCCTGCCCTGGATCGCGCTTTCGGGCGCCGCCTTCCTCCTCGCCTGCGACATCATCGGCCGGCTCATCCGCTTTCCCTATGAGATCCCGGTCGGCACGGTGGCAGGCGTCGCGGGAAGCGTCGTGTTCCTCTATCTGCTGCTCGGGCGGCGCTTCCACCTTGGCTGACCTGCGGGCCAACAGGGCGCGGCGCGTCCTTCTCGTCCTCACTCTCGCCGCCGTTGCCGCGGCCGTCTGCTTCATGACGGTGGGCGCCCAGGGCAACTGGGGGTTTGTGTTGTCGCTGCGCGGCGGCAAGCTCGCGGGGCTGGTGCTGGTGGGCACGGCGGTGGCGATCTCGACCGTCCTGTTCCAGACCCTCACCGAGAACCGCATCCTCACCCCGGCGGTGATGGGGTTCGACGCGCTCTATGTGACGATCCAGACGGCCGTCGTGTTCGCCCTCGGTGCGCAGGGCGCTGCCGCCATCGATCCGCGCTGGCGCTTCGCCGGGGAGGCGCTGCTGCTTGCCGTGGTGGCGCTCGGCCTGTTCCGCTGGCTGTTCGACGGGCGGCGCGGCTTACACCTCGTGGTGCTGGCCGGCCTCGTCTTCGGCATATTGTGCAGGGGCCTGTCGAACCTGCTCCAGCGCGTCCTCGACCCCAACGAATTCGCGGTTCTGCAAGGCATGCTGTTTGCCCGCTTCAGCGTGGCGGACACCGCGCTGCTGCCCGTGGCGGCGGGGATCATCATCGCGGCGGGCGTTTTCGCCGTTCGCCTCGCTCCGACGCTGGACGTGCTGGCGCTCGGCCGCGAGCCTGCCGTCAATCTTGGCATCGACCACAAGCGGATGGTGACGATCCTCGTCATCGTCATCGCCGTGCTGGTCTCCGTGTCCACCGCGCTGGTGGGGCCGGTGCTGTTCTTTGGCCTGCTGGTGTCGAACCTTGCCTATCTCGCGCTCGGCACCGACCGGCATCGTTACACCCTGCCGGCCGCGGCGCTCATCGCCGTGACGTGCCTTGCCGCCGGGCAGACGGTGCTCGAGCGCGTCCTCGGCTACGATGCGGCGCTCAGCGTGGTGATCGAATTCGCCGGTGGCATCGTCTTCATCCTGCTTCTGCTCAGGGGCACCCGCACGTGATCGAGATCGCCCACGTATCGAAATCCTACGGCGCCGCGCGCGTCCTGGACGACGTGTCGCTCGCGCTGCCGGCGGGCGGACTCACCGCCATCATCGGCCCCAACGGTGCCGGCAAGTCCACGCTGCTGTCCATCGTGGCGCGGCTGCTGCCTATGGATACGGGCCGTGTGACCATCGACGGCCTCGACGTGACCACGACGCCGGGCATCGTGCTGGCGAAGCGCGTGGCCATCCTGAAGCAGGACAACCAGATCACGCCGCGCCTCACCGTCGGCGAACTCGTGGGCTTCGGTCGCTTTCCCCATTCTCGCGGAAGGCTCACGCGGGCGGATGCCGAGAAGATTGCCGAAGCCATCGGCTACGTGGACCTTTCGGGGCTCCGCGACCGCCTCATCGACGAGCTTTCCGGCGGCCAGCGCCAGCGCGCCTTCATCGCCATGGTGCTGGCACAGGATCCCACCTGCCTGCTGCTCGACGAGCCGCTCAACAATCTCGACATGAAGCACGCCGCGAGCACCATGAAGCTGCTGCGCCGGGCGGCCGACGGACTGGGCAAGACGGTGGTGGTGGTGATCCACGACATCAATTTCGCCGCCTGCTACGCCGATCGCATCGTCGCCATGAAGGACGGCCGCGTCGTGGTCCATGGCACGCCGGACGACATCATGCGCTCGGACGTGCTGAAAGCGGTCTACGACATGGACGTCACCGTGCATGAGCTGAACGGATTTCGGCTCGGCGCGTACTACCGATGATCGCGCCGGGTCAGGCCCGCCCGAGCGCACGCACTGCGCTGTTAATCCGGGGCCGCTGGCACTACAGCCATGGCATAGCTATGACGAACAGTATTTAATTGTTCAAATAACAACTCAAGAAATAGACAAATCATGCCGCTAATGCAGGATTATTTGACGCCGTAACACTGATTCTGTTCATGGACGGCAGGGTTATCGGCGCTTATTCTTTGGAGTGAGCACTGCCAGGAGCCTTCTGCGCAGCGTCCGCGCAGTCGCTTGCGCCGTGCCGGCCCGCATACGTGCGGGTTGCCGCACCCGATCCATCACAAGAGATCACCCCGTGCGCCGCTTCTTCCTCGATCTCTCGCTGCTTCAGCGCAACACGGCGTTCCGCAACCTCCTCGTCGCCCGAGGCATCTCGCTCATGAGCCTTGGAATGCTGGTGGTGAGCGTGCCGGTGCAGGTCTATGCGCTGACCGGCTCCAGCTTCCAGGTGGGCGTGGTGGCGGCCCTCGACGGCATCGGCATGTTTCTGGGGCTGCTGCTCGGCGGTGTGCTGTCGGACATATACGACCGGCGGCGCCTCATCCTCGTCGCCCGCAGCGTCTGCGGCATCGGATTCGTCGGTCTCGCCGTCAACAGCCTGATGGCAACGCCGTCGCTCTCGGTCATCTACGCGCTCGCGTTTTGGGACGGCTTCTTCGGTGCCCTCGGCGTCTCGGCGCTGATGGCCGCCATGCCCTTCATCGTCGGCCGCGAGAACCTGATGCAGGCGGGCGCGCTCGGAATGCTGGTCACGCGTTTCGCCACCATCGTCTCGCCGGCCGTCGGCGGTTTGGTGATCGTCGCGAGCGGCCCCGCCTGGAACTACGGCATTGCGGCGGCGGGGACGCTGCTCACCGTGCTCACCCTACTCTCGCTGCCCTCGATGGTTCCGGAGCGCCGCGCCATCGAACATCCGCTCGCCATGATGTCGTCGGCGTTCAGCTTCCTGCTGCGCCACAAGCATCTGCTCGTGGTGTTCGCCATGGGCACGCTGCTGACGCTCACAACCTCCATCCGCATCCTGTTTCCGGCCATCGTCACCGACACGCTGGGCGGCGGCGCATTCGAGATCGGGCTCATGTATTCGGCCGTTCCGCTCGGCGCGACGCTGGGCGCGATCCTCAGCGGCTGGGCGCGGGGGCTGCGCCAACCGGAACGCGCGATGTCCGGCCTGTGCGCCGTCGCCTTCGCCTGCGTGGTCGCGCTCGGCGCGGCGGCGCACTTTCCCCTCATCCTCGCCGCGCTCGTGATCTACGGCTACGCCAATTCCATCGCCTCGCTCCTGCAATACACCATCATCCAGGACCACACGCCGGACCATCTCCTTGGCCGCATCAACAGCCTCTGGGCAGCGCAGGACGTCGCCGGCGACAGCCTCGGCGCGGTGGGCATCGGCGCCCTCGTTCAGGCGCTGCCGAAGACGGGCATCGCCGTGATGGGCATTGCCGCACTCGCTGTGGGCGGCCTCCTTGCCGTCGCCTTCAACGCCAAGCGGCGCGCGGACGTCCCCGCCGGGCAGCCGGCGGCTGGGGAAGGCTGACACGCCATGTGGCCGCCCGGAACCGCAGGCCTGATCCGCCACCACGCCGGCCTGTTGGCAGGGCTGGGCGTGGCTCTGGCCGGCGCCGGCTATTTTCTCGATGCCTGGCCCGGCGCCCATTCGCAGGAGCCGCACTTCGAGACCGCCGTGGTGACGCGCGGTACCATCGAAGACAGCGTCACCGCTCTCGGCAAGCTCCAGCCGCGCGACTATGTCGACGTCGGCGCCCAGGCCTCTGGCCAACTGCTGCGTCTCTACGCCCATGAGGGCGATGTGGTGGCCGCCGGCCAACTTCTCGCCGAGATCGACCCGACGCTCCAGGAAGCACAGGTGGAGGCGGGCGAGGCGGAGATCGCACGGCTGAAGGCGCAGCTCATCGACCTCGAAGCCCGCGCCCGCTTCGCCGCCGACCGCGCACACCGGCAAGCGCGCCTGGTGCGCAACCAGTTCACCAGCGCGGAGGAAAACGACCGCGCCGCCATGGAATCGGCCACCGCGACCGCGCAGTTGGAGATGACCCGTGCCCAGATCCGGCAGGTGGCGGCCAACCTCCGGTCCAACCAAGCGCAGCTGCGCTACACCAAGGTGTTCGCCCCGATGGCCGGCACCGTCGTCTCGGTTGAGGCGCGGCAGGGCCAGACGCTGGTCGCCACCTACCAGACCCCGCAACTGCTGCGCATCGCCGACCTGTCGGTGATGACGGTGTGGACCCAGGTGGCCGAGGCGGACGTGCCGCAGCTCAAGGCAGGCATGCCGGTTTGGTTCACCACCCTCGGCCACCCCGACCGCCGCTGGGAAAGCCGGGTGCGCCAGATCCTGCCCGCCCCGAGCCAGGTCGGCACAGGCGGGACGGGCATCAGCGGATCGCCCGGAAATGGTGTCGTCCTCTACACCGCCCTGTTCGACGTGCCCGATCCTGACGGCGAGTTGCGCCCGCAGATGAGCGCACAGACATTCTTCATCACGGCCCGCGCCGAGAATGCCCTCATCGTACCGGCGGCGGCGCTGAAACCGGTGGAGGGCGAGAGCAGCCGCTTCACTGTGCGCGTGCTGGAGTCCGATGGCGCCGTCCCGCGCACGGTGCGGATCGGTGTGCGCACGCGCTTCAAGGCGGAGGTCCTCGAAGGGCTCATTGAAGGCGAGCGCGTGATCACCGGCGAGCGCGTGGAGAAGGAGCGGAGCGCCGTCCGCTTCACCCAATGACGACGCCCGAGCCCCTCATCGCACTCGCCGGCATCCGCCGGGCCTTCACTCAGGGAGGGGTGACGAGCGAGGTGCTGCGCGGCATCAGCCTCACCATCCATGCGGGGGAATTCGTCGCCATCGTCGGCCAGTCCGGTTCCGGCAAGTCGACGCTGATGAACATCCTCGGCCTGCTCGACAGCCCGACCGGCGGCACCTACCGCTTTGCCGGGCAGGACGTGAGTTCGCTCTCGCGTGAGGCGCAGGCCGAACTGAGGCGCGAGGTGTTCGGCTTCGTCTTCCAGCGCTACCACCTCCTGCCCGGCGTCAGCGCGCGGGCGAATGCCCAGTTGCCGGCGGTCTATGCCGGCATGGGCGGCGAGGCGCGGGAACGGCGGGCAGCGGCGCTTCTGGAGCGCCTGGGCCTCGGCGATCACCTCGACCATCGGCCGGACCAGCTCTCCGGCGGCCAGCAGCAGCGCGTCTCCATCGCCCGTGCGCTCATGAACGGCGGCGAGGTGATCCTCGCCGATGAGCCCACCGGCGCGCTCGACAGCGCCAGCGGCGGCGCGGTCATGGACCTCCTGCGCGAGCTGGCGGCGGAAGGGCACACGGTCATCCTCATTACCCACGATCCGGCCGTGGCGTGCATCGCCCGCCGTGTGGTGGAGATCCGCGACGGGGTCATCGTCGGCGACAGCGGCGACGGGGAGGCGACCCAGCCGCCGCCGGCGCCCGCAGCCCGGCCCGAGCGGCACGCGCCGGCACTGTTCGCCCTCTCGGAGGCGCTGCGATCGGCGCTGACCGCCCTCGCCGGCAATCCGTTCCGCACGGCGCTGACGCTGCTCGGCGTCGTCATCGGCACCGCCTCGGTCATCGCCATGCTCGCCATCGGCGAGGGCACGCGGCGGCAGGTGCTCGCCCGCGCAGCCGCCACCGGCACCGACTGGATCGTGGTGATGCCGGACAACGACAACCCGGCCCTGCCGGGTGGCCGCATGACCCTCGCCGACGCGCAGGCGCTGGCGATGCTGCCGAACGTGAAGGCGGTCAATCCGGGCCGCTGGACCACGGTGACCCTCACTGCCGGCGCCGTCAGCGTGCGATCAGAAGCCTTCGGCACGTCCATTGCCTACCCGGAGACGTTCCGCTGGACCACGCGCAAGGGCGCCTTCTTCACGGCGGAGGACGACCGCGCCGGCGCCCCCGTGATGGTGCTCGGCGCGACGGTGGCAGCGCGGCTTCTTCCGGGCGTCGCCGACCCATCCGGCCGCTACGTGCTCGCCAACGGCATCCCCTTCCTCGTCACCGGCGTTCTGGAGCCCAAAGGGCCCGACGAGCGCGGCATGGACCGTGACGACCGCGTGGTGCTGCCGCTGTCGACCGCCGCGAGCCGCCTCATTGGCTCGAGCGACCTCGGCGGCATCCAGGTCACCGTGAAGGACACCGGCCATCTCGCCGAGACCAAGCGCCACGTGCGGGAGACGCTGCTCGCGCGCCACCGAATGGAGGACTTCTTCATCAACGACATGGCGAGCCGCATCGCCGAGCTGGCGCAGACGCAGTCGGCCATGGCGGGGCTGCTGGCGGTCATCGCTTCCGTCTCGCTGCTGGTGGGCGGCATCGGCGTCATGAACATCATGCTCATGAGCGTCACCGAGCGTACGCGCGAGATCGGCATCCGCATGGCGGTGGGCGCCTCGGGGCGGGACATCCTGAGCCAGTTCCTGGCGGAAGCGATGATCCTCGCCGGCGCCGGCGGCGTCGCCGGCCTCGCCCTTGGCCTTGCCGTGGGCGTCGGCGCGGCCGTGGCCATGGACCTTTCCGTCGTGTTCCAGCTCAAGGCCATCGCCCTCGCGCTTGCGGGGGCCGTGGGGACCGGGCTGTTGT is from Blastochloris viridis and encodes:
- a CDS encoding efflux RND transporter periplasmic adaptor subunit; protein product: MWPPGTAGLIRHHAGLLAGLGVALAGAGYFLDAWPGAHSQEPHFETAVVTRGTIEDSVTALGKLQPRDYVDVGAQASGQLLRLYAHEGDVVAAGQLLAEIDPTLQEAQVEAGEAEIARLKAQLIDLEARARFAADRAHRQARLVRNQFTSAEENDRAAMESATATAQLEMTRAQIRQVAANLRSNQAQLRYTKVFAPMAGTVVSVEARQGQTLVATYQTPQLLRIADLSVMTVWTQVAEADVPQLKAGMPVWFTTLGHPDRRWESRVRQILPAPSQVGTGGTGISGSPGNGVVLYTALFDVPDPDGELRPQMSAQTFFITARAENALIVPAAALKPVEGESSRFTVRVLESDGAVPRTVRIGVRTRFKAEVLEGLIEGERVITGERVEKERSAVRFTQ
- a CDS encoding iron chelate uptake ABC transporter family permease subunit gives rise to the protein MTVGAQGNWGFVLSLRGGKLAGLVLVGTAVAISTVLFQTLTENRILTPAVMGFDALYVTIQTAVVFALGAQGAAAIDPRWRFAGEALLLAVVALGLFRWLFDGRRGLHLVVLAGLVFGILCRGLSNLLQRVLDPNEFAVLQGMLFARFSVADTALLPVAAGIIIAAGVFAVRLAPTLDVLALGREPAVNLGIDHKRMVTILVIVIAVLVSVSTALVGPVLFFGLLVSNLAYLALGTDRHRYTLPAAALIAVTCLAAGQTVLERVLGYDAALSVVIEFAGGIVFILLLLRGTRT
- a CDS encoding ABC transporter permease, which gives rise to MTTPEPLIALAGIRRAFTQGGVTSEVLRGISLTIHAGEFVAIVGQSGSGKSTLMNILGLLDSPTGGTYRFAGQDVSSLSREAQAELRREVFGFVFQRYHLLPGVSARANAQLPAVYAGMGGEARERRAAALLERLGLGDHLDHRPDQLSGGQQQRVSIARALMNGGEVILADEPTGALDSASGGAVMDLLRELAAEGHTVILITHDPAVACIARRVVEIRDGVIVGDSGDGEATQPPPAPAARPERHAPALFALSEALRSALTALAGNPFRTALTLLGVVIGTASVIAMLAIGEGTRRQVLARAAATGTDWIVVMPDNDNPALPGGRMTLADAQALAMLPNVKAVNPGRWTTVTLTAGAVSVRSEAFGTSIAYPETFRWTTRKGAFFTAEDDRAGAPVMVLGATVAARLLPGVADPSGRYVLANGIPFLVTGVLEPKGPDERGMDRDDRVVLPLSTAASRLIGSSDLGGIQVTVKDTGHLAETKRHVRETLLARHRMEDFFINDMASRIAELAQTQSAMAGLLAVIASVSLLVGGIGVMNIMLMSVTERTREIGIRMAVGASGRDILSQFLAEAMILAGAGGVAGLALGLAVGVGAAVAMDLSVVFQLKAIALALAGAVGTGLLFGYMPAGRAARLDPVQALARE
- a CDS encoding ABC transporter permease, translating into MANCGSGVAPAPRAGRAAAFGLAGLGLLALSAASVLIGVGDMSLAALAGGDAQGHAPLLLAASRVPRTLALLFAGLSMGVCAALMQMLFRNRFVEPTTAGTAEAASLGLLCATLLAPGFPVIGKMAVAALFAVAGTVLFLQIVNRIAFRGAVIVPLVGLMLGGVINALTTFLAYRTDLLQSLAAWTMGDFSGVLRGRYEFLWLNVALAAVAYVTADRFTVAGLGDAFARNLGLDYRRIVALGVTIVALATATSIATAGTVPFLGLLVANVVGLVMGENLRRTLPWIALSGAAFLLACDIIGRLIRFPYEIPVGTVAGVAGSVVFLYLLLGRRFHLG
- the entS gene encoding enterobactin transporter EntS gives rise to the protein MRRFFLDLSLLQRNTAFRNLLVARGISLMSLGMLVVSVPVQVYALTGSSFQVGVVAALDGIGMFLGLLLGGVLSDIYDRRRLILVARSVCGIGFVGLAVNSLMATPSLSVIYALAFWDGFFGALGVSALMAAMPFIVGRENLMQAGALGMLVTRFATIVSPAVGGLVIVASGPAWNYGIAAAGTLLTVLTLLSLPSMVPERRAIEHPLAMMSSAFSFLLRHKHLLVVFAMGTLLTLTTSIRILFPAIVTDTLGGGAFEIGLMYSAVPLGATLGAILSGWARGLRQPERAMSGLCAVAFACVVALGAAAHFPLILAALVIYGYANSIASLLQYTIIQDHTPDHLLGRINSLWAAQDVAGDSLGAVGIGALVQALPKTGIAVMGIAALAVGGLLAVAFNAKRRADVPAGQPAAGEG
- a CDS encoding ABC transporter ATP-binding protein — translated: MIEIAHVSKSYGAARVLDDVSLALPAGGLTAIIGPNGAGKSTLLSIVARLLPMDTGRVTIDGLDVTTTPGIVLAKRVAILKQDNQITPRLTVGELVGFGRFPHSRGRLTRADAEKIAEAIGYVDLSGLRDRLIDELSGGQRQRAFIAMVLAQDPTCLLLDEPLNNLDMKHAASTMKLLRRAADGLGKTVVVVIHDINFAACYADRIVAMKDGRVVVHGTPDDIMRSDVLKAVYDMDVTVHELNGFRLGAYYR